In the Leptolyngbya sp. SIO1E4 genome, one interval contains:
- a CDS encoding pentapeptide repeat-containing protein codes for MQFSVLLLVVAINGALAAVWTVLIGLIWGYVAAIAHRLSRYWPVVLGTLLGALLLGCCAGVVTLLQQPEVVKPSTLASSTPSFIGAIGGMLWGYYDLTGWLRAFLSGDRRAAKEHFKRLARQAVSTGRSANRPLIVSAPSGNLSASSELSSEADVTSPSTPLERARQGDATAIALLINQQLQSQGITAQTRRQESLLRIGLRRETAFDIDQAVSFLQRGLERLNPQDIFEVQVMGQYGEGATQVWRRAFVLSPPAASKNSESGPSQVLPSRPSNAYQPPSDARKFVLEIGNARYEIQAVVVWTIATLLLLLDIASGAFLWIGLRLLFAFMPVGLAQSRGRPFLPWFLYGYIYAPLACIFALILPQAEPLSFARRDLRQAAFSQKSLQQANFQGANLREVDFSRANLAGANFKNAVCTGANFNGASISGACFDQAVLDGATFVQARQGKAAVSLNQVCGSISPIVWTVAVFVLLITTSVLMIVLAVYGWVLGGVAGGLITITRRNRGVAPWMLGGIVAVVSWAEFSEVESLWVALGVVAIAGSLAIAAQWSLKCNSWAGFGAAFGTLISLGVVEVWVAVVAMFVPQLAMKWVIWGVGAIVGCLVGAWMQQGMPSFRKASLNGTDFTGSDLRTADFRETDTAHTTFTGTRRQGALFPNQRQTSLSRLFQRPS; via the coding sequence ATGCAGTTTTCTGTTCTCCTGCTAGTCGTCGCTATCAATGGGGCGCTAGCGGCTGTTTGGACTGTTCTGATCGGGTTGATTTGGGGGTATGTTGCTGCGATCGCTCATCGGCTGTCTCGATACTGGCCGGTGGTGTTAGGCACGTTGCTGGGGGCGCTGTTATTAGGATGCTGTGCAGGTGTGGTGACGTTGCTTCAGCAGCCGGAGGTTGTAAAACCCTCTACCTTAGCGAGTTCCACCCCCTCTTTCATAGGCGCCATCGGGGGAATGCTGTGGGGATATTATGACTTGACTGGTTGGCTACGGGCCTTTCTGTCTGGAGATAGACGAGCCGCTAAAGAGCATTTCAAGCGTCTTGCTCGTCAGGCAGTTTCCACTGGACGATCTGCGAATCGACCGTTAATCGTCAGCGCCCCATCCGGCAATCTCTCAGCATCATCTGAACTGTCGTCAGAAGCGGATGTGACCTCCCCTTCAACACCGTTAGAACGAGCCCGTCAGGGTGATGCGACTGCAATTGCCCTTCTGATTAACCAACAGCTGCAGTCGCAAGGCATCACCGCCCAGACGCGGCGACAGGAAAGCTTACTCCGCATTGGCCTAAGACGCGAAACCGCTTTCGACATTGATCAGGCGGTGAGTTTTCTCCAGCGTGGACTGGAACGATTAAACCCCCAGGACATCTTTGAGGTGCAGGTGATGGGTCAGTATGGGGAAGGGGCCACCCAAGTTTGGCGGCGGGCTTTTGTGCTGTCGCCACCTGCCGCTTCTAAAAATTCGGAAAGTGGGCCTTCTCAAGTTTTGCCATCGCGCCCATCCAATGCTTACCAGCCGCCCAGCGATGCTCGAAAATTTGTGCTGGAGATTGGGAACGCGCGATACGAAATTCAGGCAGTTGTTGTCTGGACGATCGCAACTCTCCTGCTCCTACTAGATATCGCCAGTGGTGCTTTTCTCTGGATAGGGCTGCGCCTGTTGTTCGCGTTTATGCCCGTTGGCTTGGCCCAGTCGCGGGGGCGTCCCTTCTTGCCTTGGTTCCTGTACGGCTACATTTATGCACCCCTGGCCTGTATTTTTGCGTTGATATTGCCCCAAGCGGAGCCCCTAAGTTTTGCCCGACGTGATCTGAGACAGGCTGCATTTAGCCAAAAGTCGCTACAGCAGGCTAACTTCCAAGGGGCCAATCTGAGGGAGGTTGATTTCAGTCGGGCAAATCTTGCCGGGGCTAACTTCAAAAATGCTGTCTGCACCGGGGCAAATTTCAACGGTGCTTCTATCAGTGGTGCCTGTTTTGACCAAGCTGTTTTAGATGGAGCTACGTTTGTTCAAGCTCGCCAGGGTAAAGCAGCGGTCTCCCTCAATCAGGTTTGTGGCAGCATTTCTCCCATTGTGTGGACGGTTGCAGTTTTTGTTTTGTTGATAACGACCTCAGTGTTGATGATTGTGCTGGCAGTTTATGGGTGGGTATTGGGTGGGGTGGCTGGGGGGCTGATCACTATAACCCGCCGAAATCGAGGGGTTGCCCCGTGGATGTTAGGGGGGATTGTTGCTGTTGTGAGTTGGGCAGAATTTTCAGAGGTTGAATCCCTTTGGGTTGCTTTAGGGGTAGTGGCGATCGCCGGTAGCTTGGCGATCGCAGCGCAATGGTCCCTCAAATGCAATTCGTGGGCAGGCTTTGGTGCGGCCTTTGGCACTCTGATAAGTCTGGGTGTAGTGGAAGTCTGGGTTGCAGTTGTCGCCATGTTTGTGCCCCAGCTAGCGATGAAATGGGTGATTTGGGGCGTGGGGGCGATCGTGGGTTGCCTAGTCGGTGCCTGGATGCAGCAGGGAATGCCAAGCTTTCGGAAAGCAAGCCTGAATGGTACTGACTTTACAGGCAGTGACTTAAGAACTGCGGACTTTCGAGAGACCGATACCGCCCATACAACCTTCACGGGAACCCGGCGTCAAGGGGCGCTGTTTCCTAACCAAAGACAGACCTCACTATCCAGACTCTTTCAAAGGCCGAGTTAA